A region from the Thauera humireducens genome encodes:
- the tolB gene encoding Tol-Pal system beta propeller repeat protein TolB: MIRFLTAFRLLLILALASLAFGARAQLSIEITGAGASRFPVIIPIFENEGQLPNSVTDVVRADLDRSGLFSLVDLGPLALPESAMPDLPAMRGRGADAVLTGSVIPLGGGRYDVRFRLFDTQKQLELGAMAMPMMASQNRLIGHRIADFVYEKLTGQPGYFSTRIAYVIKSGPNFELQVADADGMNAATALRSREPIISPTWSPDGQRLAYVSFEQKKPIIYVHTLATGQRRVVANFKGSNSAPTWSPDGNQLAVVLTKDGQSQLYVLNADGSGVRRLASSSGIDTEPFWGNDSNIYFTSDRGGSPQIYRISAGGGSAQRVTFDGSYNVTPRLSADGTLLAFITRNAGRFQVAVQDLATRQTTILTDSARDESPSFAPNGRMILYATESGGRGVLSAVSSDGRVKQRLTVQAADVREPAWGPQPRQ; the protein is encoded by the coding sequence ATGATCCGATTCCTCACCGCCTTCCGCCTCCTGCTGATTCTCGCGCTCGCCAGCCTCGCCTTTGGCGCCCGCGCCCAACTGTCCATCGAGATCACCGGTGCAGGCGCATCGCGCTTCCCGGTGATCATTCCGATCTTCGAGAATGAAGGCCAGCTGCCGAACAGCGTCACCGACGTCGTCCGCGCGGACCTCGATCGCAGCGGCCTGTTCAGCCTCGTCGACCTCGGTCCGCTCGCGCTGCCCGAGTCGGCCATGCCCGATCTGCCCGCCATGCGCGGCCGCGGTGCCGATGCCGTCCTGACCGGCAGCGTCATTCCGCTCGGCGGCGGACGCTACGACGTGCGTTTCCGCCTGTTCGACACGCAGAAGCAGCTCGAACTCGGCGCCATGGCCATGCCGATGATGGCCTCGCAGAACCGCCTGATCGGGCATCGCATCGCCGATTTCGTGTACGAGAAGCTCACCGGGCAGCCGGGCTACTTCTCGACCCGCATTGCCTACGTCATCAAGAGCGGCCCCAACTTCGAGCTGCAGGTCGCCGACGCCGACGGCATGAACGCCGCAACGGCACTGCGCTCGCGCGAGCCCATCATCTCGCCTACCTGGTCGCCGGACGGCCAGCGCCTGGCCTACGTCTCCTTCGAGCAGAAGAAGCCGATCATCTACGTACATACGCTCGCCACCGGTCAGCGCCGCGTGGTCGCCAACTTCAAGGGCTCGAACTCCGCACCCACCTGGTCACCGGACGGCAACCAGCTCGCCGTCGTGCTGACCAAGGACGGCCAGTCCCAGCTCTACGTGCTCAACGCCGACGGCTCAGGCGTGCGCCGCCTGGCCAGTTCCTCGGGCATCGACACCGAACCCTTCTGGGGCAACGACAGCAACATCTACTTCACCTCCGATCGCGGCGGCAGCCCGCAGATCTACCGTATCTCCGCTGGCGGCGGCAGTGCCCAGCGGGTGACCTTCGACGGCAGCTACAACGTGACTCCGCGCCTCTCGGCGGATGGCACGCTGCTGGCCTTCATCACCCGCAATGCCGGCCGCTTCCAGGTGGCCGTGCAAGACCTTGCCACCCGCCAGACGACGATCCTCACCGATTCGGCGCGTGACGAATCCCCCAGCTTCGCTCCCAACGGCCGCATGATCCTCTACGCCACCGAAAGCGGTGGTCGGGGCGTGCTGTCCGCGGTGTCGTCGGATGGACGGGTGAAGCAACGCCTGACGGTGCAGGCAGCCGATGTGCGCGAGCCCGCCTGGGGTCCGCAGCCGCGGCAATAA
- the infA gene encoding translation initiation factor IF-1 produces the protein MAKEELIEMHGSVTEVLPDGRYRVTLDNGHNLIAYSGGKMRKHHIRIIAGDNVSLEMSPYDLTKGRITFRHLPGRPAGSASAPPPRRR, from the coding sequence ATGGCCAAGGAAGAACTCATTGAAATGCACGGATCGGTTACCGAAGTCCTGCCCGACGGACGCTATCGCGTTACGCTGGACAACGGCCACAACCTGATCGCCTACTCCGGCGGCAAGATGCGCAAGCACCATATCCGCATCATCGCCGGTGACAACGTCTCGCTCGAGATGTCGCCCTATGATCTGACCAAGGGGCGGATCACCTTCCGCCACCTGCCCGGCCGCCCGGCCGGCTCGGCCTCGGCACCGCCGCCGCGCCGCCGCTGA
- the queE gene encoding 7-carboxy-7-deazaguanine synthase QueE: MTAPAVKLRITEIFASIQGESTWVGLPTVFVRLTGCPLRCSWCDTAYAFTGGENRSLDEVLAEVARHGLKHVCVTGGEPLSQKGCLPLLSALCDAGYAVSLETSGALDIGAADPRVSRIMDLKAPGSGEVERNLYDNIAQLKADDEVKIVLANADDYAWAKQQIATHRLAERCTVLLSPVAGELDPAQLAEWIVRDRLPVRFQLQLHKILWNDARGR, translated from the coding sequence ATGACGGCACCCGCCGTCAAGCTGCGCATTACCGAAATCTTTGCCTCGATTCAGGGCGAGTCGACGTGGGTCGGCCTGCCGACCGTGTTTGTCCGTCTCACCGGCTGTCCGCTGCGCTGCAGCTGGTGTGACACTGCCTACGCCTTCACTGGCGGCGAAAACCGGTCGCTCGACGAGGTTCTCGCCGAGGTAGCGCGTCACGGCCTCAAGCACGTGTGCGTCACCGGCGGCGAACCGCTGTCGCAGAAAGGCTGCCTGCCGCTGCTGAGCGCCCTGTGCGACGCCGGCTACGCAGTCTCGCTCGAAACCAGCGGTGCACTCGACATCGGCGCGGCAGACCCACGCGTGTCGCGCATCATGGATCTCAAGGCGCCGGGGTCGGGCGAGGTGGAGCGCAACCTTTACGACAACATCGCCCAGCTGAAGGCCGACGACGAGGTCAAGATCGTGCTCGCCAACGCGGACGATTACGCGTGGGCGAAGCAGCAGATCGCCACTCATCGGCTCGCCGAACGCTGTACTGTGCTGCTTTCCCCGGTCGCCGGCGAACTCGATCCGGCGCAGCTGGCCGAATGGATCGTGCGCGACCGCCTGCCCGTGCGCTTTCAGCTGCAACTCCACAAGATCCTCTGGAACGACGCGCGCGGACGCTGA
- a CDS encoding alanine/glycine:cation symporter family protein, producing the protein MQAAVDWINGWVWSPALVYLCLAVGLYFSVRTRFLQVRHIGEMVRQMFSGKSSSAGVSSFQALTIALSGRVGTGNIAGVATAIGFGGPGAIFWMWMVAFLGAATAYIESTLGQIYKTEHHGLYRGGPAYFIEKGLGWRAYAIVFAVATLIACGVLLPGVQTNSIAAGMQNAFGIAPAVTGTLIVILLGLIIFGGVRRIAQVTQIVVPFMALGYILAAAVVVLLNIEKLPGVISLIVSSAFGVEAGFGAMIGLAIQWGVKRGVYSNEAGQGTGPHAAAAAEVSHPAAQGLVQAFSIYVDTLFVCTATAFMILITGTYNVTGADGTQVFTGLANIAAGTGFTQAAMESVLPGFGAVFVAIALFFFAFTTVLAYYYIAETNLAYLTRNIRSDALMFVLRIALIGSALYGCVRTSDLAWGLGDIGVGIMAWLNIVAILVLQKPAMLALRDYEAQQAKGRIQPVFDPRALGIENADLWVKRADKRDGRA; encoded by the coding sequence ATGCAAGCAGCAGTGGATTGGATCAACGGTTGGGTGTGGAGTCCCGCACTCGTTTACCTGTGCCTCGCCGTGGGCCTGTACTTCTCGGTTCGCACCCGCTTCCTGCAGGTTCGCCATATTGGCGAGATGGTGAGGCAGATGTTCTCCGGCAAGAGTTCGTCGGCCGGTGTGTCCTCCTTTCAGGCGCTGACCATCGCCCTTTCCGGGCGCGTGGGCACCGGCAACATCGCGGGAGTCGCGACTGCGATCGGCTTCGGCGGTCCGGGTGCGATCTTCTGGATGTGGATGGTCGCCTTCCTCGGGGCGGCAACGGCCTACATCGAATCGACGCTGGGGCAGATCTACAAGACCGAGCACCATGGCCTGTATCGTGGCGGCCCGGCCTACTTCATTGAAAAGGGCCTGGGCTGGCGCGCGTACGCGATCGTGTTCGCAGTGGCGACGCTGATCGCGTGCGGCGTGCTGCTGCCGGGCGTGCAGACGAACAGCATCGCCGCGGGCATGCAGAATGCCTTCGGGATTGCGCCGGCGGTGACCGGCACCCTCATCGTGATCCTGCTGGGCCTGATCATCTTCGGTGGCGTGCGTCGCATCGCACAGGTGACGCAGATCGTGGTGCCCTTCATGGCGCTGGGCTACATCCTCGCCGCGGCCGTGGTCGTGCTGCTCAACATCGAGAAGCTGCCGGGCGTGATTTCCCTGATCGTTTCGTCGGCCTTCGGTGTCGAGGCGGGTTTCGGCGCGATGATCGGACTGGCGATCCAGTGGGGTGTGAAGCGTGGCGTGTATTCGAACGAAGCGGGCCAGGGCACCGGCCCCCATGCAGCCGCCGCGGCCGAGGTGAGCCACCCCGCGGCGCAGGGCCTGGTGCAGGCCTTCTCGATCTATGTCGATACGCTCTTCGTGTGCACCGCGACTGCCTTCATGATCCTGATCACCGGCACCTACAACGTGACCGGCGCGGACGGGACGCAGGTATTCACCGGCCTGGCCAACATCGCCGCGGGTACGGGCTTCACCCAGGCTGCGATGGAGTCGGTGCTGCCGGGCTTCGGCGCCGTGTTCGTGGCCATCGCGCTGTTCTTCTTCGCCTTCACGACGGTGCTGGCCTACTACTACATTGCCGAGACGAACCTCGCTTACCTGACCCGCAACATCCGTTCCGATGCGCTGATGTTCGTGTTGCGGATCGCGCTGATCGGTTCTGCCCTCTACGGCTGCGTACGGACCAGCGACCTCGCCTGGGGGCTGGGCGACATCGGCGTGGGTATCATGGCGTGGCTCAACATCGTAGCCATCCTGGTGCTGCAGAAGCCGGCGATGCTGGCGCTGAGGGACTATGAGGCGCAGCAGGCAAAGGGCCGGATCCAGCCTGTGTTCGATCCGCGTGCGCTCGGGATCGAAAACGCCGACTTGTGGGTCAAACGCGCAGACAAGCGCGACGGTCGCGCTTGA
- the ybgF gene encoding tol-pal system protein YbgF has translation MKRLLPLAALLALSSAGPAQAGLFDDAEARRQITEMRQDLESRLETTSRGQLELANQNEQLRAEVARLNGQIELLVNEVETLKQRQRDFYVDLDTRLRQIESAGPGAGAANADPAAESGEYEAALNLLKDGKHSEALAAFDAFLAKYPSGSFSAGAHFWAGNAALQAKDVNAANKHFNTVLTRWPNENVAPDAMLGLANSQQALGDAPTSRRTLQALVERYPQSNAAQVARQRLGQR, from the coding sequence ATGAAGCGCCTGCTGCCGCTGGCGGCGCTGCTCGCACTGTCATCGGCCGGACCCGCGCAAGCGGGTCTGTTCGATGACGCCGAGGCCCGTCGCCAGATCACCGAAATGCGCCAGGATCTCGAAAGCCGGCTCGAAACCACCAGCCGTGGCCAACTCGAGCTCGCCAACCAGAACGAACAGCTGCGTGCCGAAGTGGCGCGCCTGAACGGCCAGATCGAACTGCTGGTGAACGAGGTTGAAACCCTCAAGCAGCGGCAGCGGGACTTCTATGTCGATCTCGACACCCGTCTGCGCCAGATCGAAAGCGCCGGCCCGGGCGCGGGTGCAGCCAATGCCGATCCGGCCGCGGAGTCCGGCGAGTACGAAGCCGCCCTCAACCTGCTCAAGGACGGCAAGCACAGCGAGGCGCTCGCCGCCTTCGACGCCTTCCTCGCCAAATACCCGTCGGGCAGTTTCAGCGCCGGCGCGCATTTCTGGGCCGGCAATGCCGCCCTGCAGGCCAAGGACGTCAACGCTGCCAACAAGCATTTCAACACCGTGCTGACGCGCTGGCCGAATGAGAACGTCGCACCCGACGCCATGCTTGGCCTGGCCAACAGCCAGCAGGCACTGGGCGATGCCCCCACGTCCCGCCGCACCCTGCAGGCGCTGGTCGAGCGCTACCCGCAGAGCAACGCCGCACAAGTCGCCAGGCAGCGCCTGGGCCAGCGCTGA
- a CDS encoding Gx transporter family protein has protein sequence MTPSTIELVPTEKDRRIARHAAAAIVLTVAEAAIPLPLPGVKPGLANIVTLIVLARWGWREAVWVALLRVLAGSLLLGQFLAPGFFLSLSGAIASLVVLGLAMHLPRRWFGPVSHSILAAFAHIGAQLVVARLWLVPHDGVFYLLPVFALAAVVFGLVNGLVAARLLEELHGAARAVSKASATTPEH, from the coding sequence ATGACTCCCTCAACTATTGAACTCGTCCCCACGGAGAAAGACCGCCGCATTGCCCGTCATGCGGCGGCGGCGATCGTCCTGACGGTGGCCGAGGCAGCCATCCCGCTGCCGCTGCCGGGGGTCAAGCCGGGCTTGGCGAACATCGTTACCCTGATCGTGCTGGCGCGCTGGGGATGGCGCGAGGCGGTGTGGGTGGCATTGCTGCGCGTGCTGGCGGGCAGTCTGCTGCTGGGCCAGTTCCTGGCGCCAGGCTTCTTCCTGAGCCTGTCGGGCGCCATTGCCAGCCTCGTGGTGCTGGGCTTGGCAATGCACTTGCCCCGGCGCTGGTTCGGTCCGGTCAGCCACAGCATCCTGGCCGCGTTTGCGCATATCGGTGCGCAACTGGTCGTGGCCCGCCTGTGGCTGGTGCCGCACGACGGCGTGTTCTATCTGCTGCCGGTCTTCGCCTTGGCTGCCGTGGTCTTCGGGCTGGTCAACGGTCTCGTCGCGGCGCGCCTGCTCGAGGAACTGCACGGCGCGGCACGCGCCGTTTCGAAAGCTTCCGCCACAACGCCGGAACACTGA
- the pal gene encoding peptidoglycan-associated lipoprotein Pal has product MKKLALPALLSLVLAACSSTGTDTAATKVEDRSGAGVTTVTAGSPSGSGIAALTDPNNILSKRSVFFDFDSYVIKSEAKPLVEAHARFLVQNPQMKMLIQGNTDERGSREYNLALGQKRADVVKQALMLLGAKEAQIESVSLGEEKPRCDDASEACYAENRRGDMLYSGEF; this is encoded by the coding sequence ATGAAGAAACTTGCACTCCCCGCCCTGCTGTCGCTCGTCCTCGCCGCGTGCTCGAGCACCGGCACCGACACCGCCGCCACCAAGGTCGAAGACCGTTCCGGCGCCGGCGTCACCACCGTCACCGCCGGCAGCCCGTCGGGTTCTGGCATTGCCGCCCTGACCGATCCGAACAACATCCTGTCCAAGCGCAGCGTGTTCTTCGACTTCGACAGCTACGTCATCAAGTCGGAAGCCAAGCCGCTGGTCGAAGCGCACGCCCGCTTCCTGGTGCAGAACCCGCAGATGAAGATGCTCATCCAGGGCAACACCGACGAGCGCGGCAGCCGCGAGTACAACCTGGCGCTGGGCCAGAAGCGTGCCGACGTCGTCAAGCAGGCACTGATGCTGCTGGGCGCCAAGGAAGCGCAGATCGAGTCCGTCAGCCTGGGTGAAGAGAAGCCGCGTTGCGACGACGCCTCCGAAGCCTGCTACGCCGAGAACCGTCGCGGCGACATGCTGTACTCGGGCGAGTTCTGA
- a CDS encoding YaiI/YqxD family protein: MHIWVDADACPVVVKEILFRAAERTRRTLTLVANQYLRVPASPHIRMVQVPGGFDEADKYIAAHVSAGDLVITADIPLAADVVAKDAQALSPRGELFGKENIRELLDMRNFMDTLRSTGVDTGGPAAFSAGDSKAFASRLDSFLHKRPQG; encoded by the coding sequence ATGCATATCTGGGTCGATGCCGACGCCTGCCCCGTCGTCGTCAAGGAGATTCTCTTCCGCGCGGCCGAGCGCACACGACGCACCCTGACCCTGGTCGCGAATCAGTACCTGCGGGTGCCGGCCTCGCCGCATATCCGCATGGTCCAGGTTCCAGGAGGGTTCGACGAGGCCGACAAGTACATTGCCGCTCACGTCTCCGCGGGCGACCTCGTGATCACCGCCGATATTCCGCTGGCAGCCGATGTTGTCGCCAAGGATGCCCAGGCTCTTTCGCCGAGAGGTGAACTCTTCGGCAAGGAAAACATCCGCGAGCTACTGGACATGCGCAACTTCATGGATACGCTGCGGAGCACCGGCGTCGACACCGGCGGGCCCGCGGCCTTCAGTGCCGGTGACAGCAAGGCGTTCGCCAGCCGGTTGGACAGCTTCCTGCACAAGCGCCCTCAAGGCTGA
- a CDS encoding YeeE/YedE family protein yields MEETLVSASTIVWLAFVIGTVFGLVASRTNFCTMGAVSDIVNMGDWSRMRMWALAVAVAILGTAALQYAGVFDASKSIYTGSRLAWLSHIVGGLAFGVGMTLASGCGSKTLIRIGGGNLKSLIVFVFLGISAYMTLRGLFGVWRVRYLDSVATDLTHGQDIPSFISAAGVDAPTALALAAGVIGGALLIWALANREARQADVLLGGAVIGATVVAAWYVSGHIGYVAEHPETLEEAFIGTNSGRAESLTFVAPMAFTLELLMLWSDSSRVVTFGIASALGVIAGAALHAVVTRSFRIEGFRDAPDLVRHMIGGILMGFGGVTALGCTIGQGITGLSTLALGSIITTAAIIAGSAVTMKIQYWMMMREA; encoded by the coding sequence ATGGAAGAAACGCTCGTATCCGCCTCCACCATCGTGTGGCTCGCCTTCGTCATCGGCACGGTGTTCGGACTGGTCGCCAGCCGTACGAACTTCTGCACGATGGGCGCCGTCTCCGACATCGTCAACATGGGTGACTGGAGCCGCATGCGCATGTGGGCGCTGGCCGTCGCCGTCGCCATTCTCGGCACCGCGGCGCTGCAGTACGCCGGTGTGTTCGACGCATCCAAATCCATCTACACCGGCAGCCGACTGGCTTGGCTGTCGCACATCGTGGGCGGCCTCGCCTTCGGCGTGGGCATGACGCTCGCCTCGGGCTGTGGCAGCAAGACACTGATCCGCATCGGCGGCGGCAATCTGAAGTCGCTTATCGTGTTCGTCTTCCTCGGCATCAGTGCATACATGACGCTGCGCGGCCTGTTCGGTGTCTGGCGCGTGCGCTATCTCGACAGCGTCGCCACCGACCTGACGCACGGGCAGGACATCCCGTCGTTCATCTCGGCGGCCGGCGTTGATGCGCCGACCGCGCTGGCGCTTGCAGCGGGCGTCATCGGCGGCGCCCTGCTGATCTGGGCGCTCGCCAATCGCGAGGCGCGCCAGGCCGACGTACTGCTGGGCGGGGCGGTGATCGGTGCGACGGTGGTGGCTGCGTGGTACGTCTCCGGGCACATCGGCTATGTCGCCGAACATCCCGAGACGCTGGAGGAAGCCTTCATCGGCACCAACAGCGGGCGCGCCGAATCGCTCACGTTCGTCGCGCCGATGGCGTTCACGCTCGAATTGCTGATGCTGTGGAGCGACAGCAGCCGGGTCGTCACCTTCGGCATCGCGAGCGCGCTCGGTGTCATCGCCGGCGCCGCACTGCATGCAGTCGTCACGCGCAGCTTCCGCATCGAAGGCTTCCGCGACGCGCCCGACCTCGTCCGCCACATGATCGGCGGCATCCTGATGGGCTTCGGTGGCGTCACCGCCCTGGGCTGCACCATCGGCCAGGGCATTACCGGTTTGTCCACCCTGGCACTTGGCTCGATCATCACGACCGCCGCCATCATCGCCGGTTCGGCGGTGACGATGAAGATCCAGTACTGGATGATGATGCGAGAGGCCTGA
- the queC gene encoding 7-cyano-7-deazaguanine synthase QueC, with product MNHAKRAVVLLSGGLDSATCLAIARDMGFETYALSVAYGQRHAAELTASARVAQALGAKEHRLARVNLGQFGGSALTDPGIAVPENEDNGGIPVTYVPARNTVMLSIAMAWAEVLGAQDIFVGVNAVDYSGYPDCRPEFIQAFETMANLATKAGVEGARLHIHAPLIELSKADIIRRGVALGVDYGITVTCYQADDDGRACGRCEACRLRAAGFEAAGIPDPTPYQLRTD from the coding sequence ATGAACCACGCCAAACGCGCCGTCGTCCTGCTTTCGGGCGGCCTCGACTCCGCCACCTGCCTCGCCATCGCGCGCGACATGGGTTTCGAGACCTATGCGCTGTCGGTTGCCTATGGCCAGCGCCATGCTGCCGAACTGACCGCATCCGCCCGGGTCGCGCAGGCCCTCGGTGCGAAGGAGCATCGCCTTGCCCGCGTCAATCTCGGCCAGTTCGGCGGCTCCGCGCTGACCGACCCTGGCATCGCCGTGCCCGAGAACGAGGACAACGGCGGCATCCCGGTCACCTACGTACCTGCCCGCAACACGGTGATGCTGTCGATCGCGATGGCGTGGGCGGAGGTGCTGGGCGCGCAGGACATCTTCGTCGGCGTCAATGCCGTGGACTACTCCGGCTACCCCGACTGCCGCCCCGAGTTCATCCAGGCCTTCGAAACCATGGCGAACCTGGCAACCAAGGCTGGGGTCGAAGGCGCGAGGCTGCACATCCATGCGCCGCTGATCGAACTCAGCAAGGCCGACATCATCCGCCGCGGCGTCGCGCTCGGGGTCGACTACGGCATCACGGTGACCTGCTACCAGGCCGACGACGACGGCCGCGCCTGCGGCCGCTGCGAAGCCTGCCGCCTGCGCGCCGCCGGCTTCGAGGCGGCAGGCATCCCCGACCCGACCCCGTATCAGTTGCGCACGGACTGA
- a CDS encoding NusG domain II-containing protein has product MSPEPAAWRALLRPGDVLVVLGGVLVCGYSLVALWQGGRPDAAIVRAGGKVVAEVDLKSARIIDVPGPIGTTRIEIQPGRARVAADPGPRQYCVRQGWLTQAGAVAICAPNEVSLSLSGRGTDYDSLNY; this is encoded by the coding sequence GTGAGTCCGGAGCCTGCCGCCTGGCGAGCCTTGCTCCGCCCGGGCGACGTGTTGGTTGTGCTGGGCGGCGTGCTGGTGTGCGGGTATTCGCTGGTCGCGCTGTGGCAGGGAGGGCGGCCGGATGCCGCCATTGTCCGCGCGGGCGGCAAGGTCGTCGCCGAGGTCGATCTCAAGTCCGCCCGCATCATCGACGTGCCCGGCCCGATCGGCACCACCCGCATCGAGATCCAGCCCGGTCGCGCCCGCGTTGCGGCGGACCCCGGTCCGCGCCAGTACTGCGTGCGTCAGGGGTGGCTGACCCAGGCCGGCGCTGTGGCGATCTGTGCGCCGAACGAGGTCAGCCTGAGCCTGAGCGGGCGCGGCACCGATTATGACTCCCTCAACTATTGA
- the rapZ gene encoding RNase adapter RapZ, whose protein sequence is MQIVLISGLSGSGKSIALNVLEDAAYYVVDNLPAVLLPQLVTHLRGAGWRRVAVAVDMRSGASIAALPNQVDALREAGHDLRFIFLEARDDALLARFSETRRRHPMAGEGVTVAEAIQRERDALAQIAELGHRIDTSDLHPNTLRAWVKDFIEIEASDGLTLMFQSFGFKYGIPLDADLVFDVRCLPNPHYDPALRPLTGRDEPVIEFLQKLPEVGKMAEDIRKFIGNWLPAYVRDNRSYLTVAIGCTGGQHRSVYLAEWLAARFRDQVRVIVRHRSAARRAADREAAAAQSARPVVSSAS, encoded by the coding sequence ATGCAGATCGTACTCATCAGCGGCCTGTCGGGATCCGGCAAGAGCATCGCCCTCAACGTGCTCGAGGACGCCGCCTATTACGTCGTGGATAACCTGCCGGCGGTGTTGCTGCCGCAACTTGTGACGCATCTGCGAGGGGCGGGCTGGCGGCGTGTGGCGGTGGCGGTCGACATGCGCTCGGGTGCGAGCATCGCGGCTCTCCCGAACCAGGTCGATGCCTTGCGCGAAGCGGGGCACGATCTGCGTTTCATCTTCCTCGAAGCGCGCGATGATGCGCTGCTTGCGCGCTTCTCGGAGACGCGGCGGCGCCACCCGATGGCAGGCGAGGGCGTCACGGTCGCGGAGGCCATCCAGCGCGAGCGCGATGCGCTGGCCCAGATTGCCGAACTCGGCCACCGCATCGACACCAGCGACCTGCATCCCAATACGCTGCGTGCGTGGGTGAAGGATTTCATCGAGATCGAGGCGAGCGACGGGCTGACGCTGATGTTCCAGTCCTTCGGCTTCAAGTATGGCATTCCGCTCGATGCCGACCTGGTGTTCGATGTCCGCTGCCTGCCCAATCCCCATTACGACCCGGCCCTGCGTCCCCTGACCGGTCGTGATGAGCCGGTGATCGAGTTCCTGCAGAAGCTGCCCGAAGTCGGAAAGATGGCGGAGGATATCCGCAAGTTCATCGGCAACTGGCTGCCGGCCTATGTGCGCGACAACCGCAGCTATCTGACGGTTGCAATCGGCTGCACCGGCGGGCAGCACCGCTCGGTCTATCTGGCCGAATGGCTGGCGGCCCGCTTCCGTGACCAGGTTCGGGTGATCGTCCGCCATCGGTCCGCCGCGCGACGCGCCGCCGACCGTGAAGCGGCCGCTGCACAGTCTGCCCGGCCGGTGGTCTCGTCTGCGTCGTGA
- a CDS encoding dienelactone hydrolase family protein → MSERSTELDQAAFDSLLPTAQMNRRGFVTTLAAAGFALAVQPVQASTVITTDASGLDAGSATVKASGSELPVYYARPAQGEKLPVVLVVQEIFGVHEHIRDVCRRLAKQGYLAIAPELFFRQGDPTKLENVADILSSIVSKVPDAQVMADLDACAEWAVTRGGDAARLAITGFCWGGRITWLYAAHNPKLKAGVAWYGRLDGAPSDNQPKQPIDVAANLNAPVLGLYGGQDQGIPLDDVEAMREAIKAAGKPGDIIVYPDAPHAFHADYRPSFRKTEAEDGWKRLLEWFSKNV, encoded by the coding sequence ATGAGTGAACGCAGCACCGAACTCGACCAGGCCGCCTTCGACAGCCTGCTGCCTACCGCACAGATGAACCGCCGCGGCTTCGTGACGACCCTCGCCGCAGCAGGATTCGCGCTTGCGGTCCAGCCCGTGCAGGCCAGTACCGTGATCACGACCGACGCCAGCGGCCTCGACGCCGGCAGCGCCACGGTCAAGGCGAGCGGCAGCGAACTGCCGGTCTACTATGCCCGCCCTGCCCAGGGCGAAAAGCTGCCGGTCGTGCTCGTCGTGCAGGAGATCTTCGGCGTCCACGAGCACATCCGCGACGTCTGCCGCCGCCTGGCCAAGCAGGGCTACCTGGCGATCGCGCCGGAGCTGTTCTTCCGCCAGGGCGACCCGACCAAGCTCGAGAATGTCGCCGACATCCTGTCGTCGATCGTGTCGAAGGTACCGGACGCGCAGGTCATGGCCGACCTCGACGCCTGCGCCGAGTGGGCCGTCACCCGCGGCGGCGATGCTGCGCGCCTGGCCATCACCGGCTTCTGCTGGGGTGGACGCATCACCTGGCTGTACGCTGCGCACAACCCGAAGCTCAAGGCGGGTGTCGCCTGGTATGGCCGGCTCGACGGCGCCCCCTCGGACAACCAGCCGAAGCAGCCGATCGACGTCGCCGCAAACCTGAACGCACCGGTGCTCGGCCTCTACGGCGGCCAGGACCAGGGCATTCCGCTCGACGATGTCGAGGCCATGCGCGAGGCGATCAAGGCTGCCGGCAAGCCGGGCGACATCATCGTCTATCCCGACGCCCCGCATGCCTTCCACGCCGACTACCGCCCGAGCTTCCGCAAGACCGAAGCCGAGGATGGCTGGAAGCGCCTGCTGGAGTGGTTCTCCAAGAACGTCTGA